A stretch of Pogona vitticeps strain Pit_001003342236 chromosome 5, PviZW2.1, whole genome shotgun sequence DNA encodes these proteins:
- the LOC144589461 gene encoding uncharacterized protein LOC144589461, translating into MPLTRSQMAEMSEVKDPQIDQGSEDEFGSVQGDSTGEQNPELRKILIVQQHELRMRQFEMEEREREERLERQRIELELQREKMAFELKKLELMNQNNNNNRDSEGGQLSKADLKKFPVYHKGDCPEVFFSLVERAFVDFSVRETEKMTIMRSLISGSLAEVYAEMPEELMKDFAEFKKLVFARHGINAEQLRQRFRSLTKKPEQTFTQVGAQLVRLLEKWLSQEGTETYEQLKDLIALEQFYSVLHGELKFQVRERKPKSVAAAAEIADFISQIRKPLGEGKSVGKPKETYSKYSQGPGKSQQGGGAHGEGKPSGMKPSPQNLEGKPKQEERESKYTRKCYFCQGKGHLISECEKLKQLKGMVPQNSSGTKPKAVFCVQKEQGSVSQREPVAMATQSGTAASADQAEENGPLLEVKRCLLIKTDSQLFETAGVDVGILDRQYRGLRDTCSQVTLCHPDIIPREFIIPNESMKVAGIEGQIISLPVAEVPVNFQGWRGDWRIAISSTLPAAVLVGNDLAEHVKRVLVITRSQATTGTVQGGNDEPETEAEGSSEAVVETLTTDSRFGQEQKADATLQKCFEQVTDAQLTPETPVRFLEKKGILYRETLRNISKGGDGIRSQLVVPEKYRPMILQRGHSDMFAAHLGVKGPLDLIKQNWEQITQDDPQDVVTYIDTLMNDLRRNLELAAENLQAQKVRQKTWYDHKARERHFDPGEEVLWLRPCRENKLQLKWAGPYRVISKMSDLNYLIEQEENQAGRVLHVNALKPYYRGEQRVLFAIKAAESEEAELPFWEGRGEVKYNPEEVKISPALTQDQQQELKMLLSKYQQVFSNKPGIVKGVMHRIHTGDAPPQAVSPYRVTGPYRDKVRKELDEMLRENIIVPSSSPWSSPIVLVDKPDGSIRFCVDYRKLNRVTTPDAYPMPRLDNLIETIGGCRFISSLDLVKGYWQLRIDPRDQEKTAFCSPFGLYEFQVLSFGLRNAPATFQRLMDQTLAGLSDFTVAYIDDIGIFSNTWEDHLIHLELVLQRLSAAGLTVKASKCQLGSPEIKYLGHMVGGGMIKPLEAKIEAVRDWPRPNTKKKVKSFLGLVGYYRKFIPRFSEIAAPLTDLTRKKADDRIPWTSDCEAAFQRLKEALINYPVLRAPDFDREFIIYTDASNSGVGAVLCQEDENGDQHPVSYLSRKLQKGERHLATVEKECLAIVYAIQKAKPYIWGRHFVLCTDHSPLQWLKTMKTHNSKLMRWALNLQDYDFEVKVVRGSVNCVADALSKRPEE; encoded by the coding sequence atgcccttgactcgaagccaaatggccgaaatgagtgaagtgaaagacccccagattgaccaaggttctgaggatgaatttggctcagtgcaaggtgacagcacaggagagcagaacccagaacttagaaaaatactcatagtccaacagcatgaactgaggatgaggcaatttgaaatggaggaaagggaaagagaagaaagattagagagacagagaattgaattggaattgcagagagagaaaatggcgtttgaattaaaaaaattggaactgatgaatcagaacaataataataatagggattctgagggaggccaactgtctaaagctgacctgaagaaattccctgtgtaccacaagggagattgtcctgaggtgttcttttccttagtggaaagagcgtttgtggacttctcagtgagggaaactgagaagatgaccatcatgcgatctttaatcagtggtagcctggctgaggtctatgccgagatgcctgaggaactgatgaaagattttgcagagtttaaaaaactggtgtttgccagacatgggataaatgcagagcagctgagacaaagattcaggtcccttaccaagaagccagaacagacttttacccaagtgggggcccaattggtgaggctgcttgagaaatggctatcgcaggaggggacagagacctatgaacagcttaaagacttgatagccctggaacagttctattcagttctgcatggggaattgaaattccaggtgagggaaaggaaaccgaaatctgtggcagcagccgcagaaatcgcggattttatctcccaaataagaaagcccttgggtgaggggaaatctgtaggtaaacccaaagaaacctacagcaagtactctcagggaccagggaaaagccagcaagggggaggggcccatggtgaagggaagccctcaggcatgaaaccaagccctcagaatttggagggaaaaccgaaacaagaggagagagaatccaaatacactagaaaatgctatttctgtcagggaaagggtcatctaatctcagagtgtgagaaattaaagcagctaaagggaatggtgcctcagaattctagtgggaccaagccaaaagctgtgttctgtgtccagaaagagcaaggctcagtgtcacagagggagcctgttgccatggctactcagtctgggacagctgcctctgctgatcaggctgaggaaaatggtcctcttctggaggtaaagcgctgcttgctgataaaaacagattctcagttgtttgagacagcaggggtggacgtaggaatacttgaccggcagtatagggggctgcgggacacttgttcccaggtaaccctgtgccatccagatatcatccctagggagtttataatcccaaatgagagcatgaaggtggcagggattgaggggcagataatctctctgccagtagcagaggtacctgtcaactttcaaggctggaggggagattggcggatagcgatttcatcgactctgccagcagccgtgctcgtgggaaatgacctggctgaacatgtgaaacgggtgctagtgattacacgttcacaagccaccacagggacagttcaggggggtaatgatgagccagagactgaagcagaggggagttcagaagctgtggtggaaaccttaaccacagacagcagatttggacaggagcaaaaggcagacgccactctccaaaagtgttttgaacaggtgactgacgcccagctaacacctgaaaccccagtgagatttctggagaaaaaggggattttatatagagaaaccctgaggaatatctcaaaagggggagatgggatcagaagtcagctggtggtacctgaaaagtatcgccccatgatcttacaaaggggtcactctgacatgtttgctgcacacttaggggtgaaagggccccttgatttgatcaaacaaaattgggagcagatcacccaggatgacccacaagacgttgtgacatacatagacaccttgatgaatgacctaaggagaaatctagagctggcagcagaaaacctgcaagctcagaaggtcagacagaaaacttggtatgaccacaaagctagagagaggcactttgacccaggggaggaggtgctttggcttaggccctgcagagagaataaactgcagctcaaatgggcaggaccatatagggtcatttccaagatgtcagacctgaactacctaatagagcaggaggagaaccaagcaggGAGGGTgcttcatgtgaatgccctaaaaccctactacagaggggaacagagggttttattcgcgataaaagcagctgagagtgaggaagctgaattacccttctgggagggtagaggggaagtaaaatacaacccagaggaggtaaagatcagtcctgcactcacccaagaccagcagcaagaactaaaaatgctgcttagtaaatatcaacaggtgttttccaacaagccggggatagtgaagggagtgatgcatcggatccacacaggggatgcacccccgcaggcagtatccccataccgagtaacgggaccctatagggacaaggtgcgaaaggagctggacgagatgcttagggagaacataatcgtcccctcttccagtccttggtcctctccgatagtccttgtggacaagcctgatgggagcattaggttttgtgtcgattacaggaaattaaaccgtgtaaccactcctgatgcctacccaatgcccaggctagacaacctgattgaaaccatagggggttgtcggttcatctcatcattggacctggtaaagggatattggcaattaagaattgatcccagggatcaagaaaagactgccttttgcagcccttttggtctctatgagtttcaagtcctgagctttggtctcagaaatgcaccagccacattccaaaggctgatggaccagaccttggcagggctcagtgactttacagtggcctacattgacgacatagggatcttcagtaatacctgggaagatcacctgatacacctggagttagtgctgcagaggttaagtgcagcagggctaacagtaaaggccagcaagtgtcagctgggtagcccagaaataaaatacttgggtcacatggtagggggaggaatgataaaacccctggaggccaaaatagaagctgttcgtgattggcctagacccaacaccaagaaaaaagtcaaatcatttcttgggttggtgggctactacagaaagttcatcccgaggtttagcgagattgcggctccgctgaccgatctgacgaggaagaaggctgatgaccgcatcccgtggaccagcgactgtgaggcggcgttccagaggttgaaggaggcgctaatcaactatccagtgctgcgtgctccagacttcgaccgggagttcatcatctacaccgatgcgtctaacagcggggtaggagcagttctgtgccaggaggatgagaatggtgaccagcatccagtgtcctacctgagtaggaaacttcaaaaaggtgagagacatttggcaaccgtggagaaggagtgtttggccatagtctacgcgatccagaaggccaagccttacatctggggaagacattttgttctgtgtactgaccattcaccattgcaatggttaaagacaatgaaaacccacaatagcaaacttatgaggtgggctttgaacttacaggactatgactttgaagtgaaggtggtcagagggtcagtgaactgtgttgctgacgccttatcaaaaagacctgaagaatga